A region of the Clostridium estertheticum subsp. estertheticum genome:
AAAGTATTTGCTTACAAGTATACTTATGCCTGTTGTTTTTCTAAGCGCTGCAGGATATCTTGTGGTTAACAAATCTCTTAAGAGTTCTCCACTAGAACTTATGCGCGGTGGGAAAGAGAATAATAAGGTTGGATTTATAGAGAAAAATTTAAAGCTAGATAAACTAAGATTTTCTACCAAGTTTAAGGTAAGAGAGCAGCTTAGAAGTATACCAAGGAGTGTATTTCTATTGCTTGGAGTTTCACTTGCAACTGTATTACTACTCTTTGGATTCGCAGCAAAGAGTTCCTTAGAGAGTTTAATGAAGGATGGTTTTGATGCATCCTTTAAATATAATTATAGCTATGTTTTTAATTCTATTAAGAAGGGTAATCCAACGGGTGGCGAGGCTTTTTCGGAGTCGCCATTCACACTAAAGTCAGATAGTAAAATCAATATAGTAGCATATGGAGTAAGTCCAAGTTCAAAATATGTTGTCTTTAAAGATAAATCAGGTAAAATATTAAGTACAGATAAAAGTATTATTACTAGTTCACTTGCAGACAAACTTAAGGTGAATCCTGGTGATACTATTAAAGTTATTAATACACTTGATTCTAAGTTGTACAGCATTACTGTGGATAGCATTGCTAAGTCTTATGTTGGAAACTACATTTATATCCCAATGCCAAAGTTTAATAAAATGATGAGTTATCCATCTGGTAGTTATATGGGACTATGGAGTAATTCAAAACTTAATATCCCTGAAAACCAATTATTAACTACTGTAACTAAAGCTGATATAAAAAATGCATTTAATGCAATGACAGCGCCAATCCAAACAATGGTAGGTACTATGGCCTTTATGTCCTTTCTTATTGGACTCATAGTCATATATGTTGTAACTTCAATGATTATAGACGAGAATAAGGAAAACATATCTCTTATGAAAGTTTTAGGGTATAGGAAGAAAGAAGTATATTCAATGATTTTGAATAGTTCAGCTGTTTTAGTAATACTAGGTTATATTTTAGGAGTACCAATCCTTCTAGCATTATTAGGGGCAATGTTTAAATCTTTAACTAAGGAGATGAGCCTATCACTTCCAGTAACAATAAGTTATAGTTATCTTATTATTGGGTTTGTGATTATTTATATTACTTATGAATTATCAAAGGCTTTAAGTAAGAAAAAGCTTAACAAGATTTCTATGACAGAGGTTTTAAAGTCTAGATTAGAGTAATAAACAAGTTGGGGTGTTCTATTTACTACCGTCTATTTTTTTATAAAAACTCGTAATAATTGAATATCCAAGTATTAATGGGAATACCCATATAAAGCTTTGATTACTAGTTAATAAAATACCAATAGGATATGCTAATATATTTCGTACTAATTGATTACTACTATAGTATATGAAAACAGCAAGTGAAAAATACAATGAGGGAAGCCCAAGTAATAAGAATTTAGGGACATTCATTATCCATGTTCCTTCTTTTTTTATTTCATGGATTAAATGTTCTAAACCCAGGAGCAAACCTATTGCTCCATAAAAAATAATCATTAAAATATTTTGAAGATAAGGATGAGTATTATAGGTTTCCTGTGCATTTCTATTAATACCATCAAGAAGGTGCTGCCCACTAAATACAATAAAAAGTATTATTAGGATTATAAAAAAATACTTTAACCAAGATTTATCTTTCATAACATCCCTCCATATTTTAAAGTTAAAATACTTTCTGCAAATAAATCACAAGCTCCGTTCTGTTATTTACCTGCAGTTTTTCTAGTATTTTAGACACATAATTTTTCACAGTGCCTTCAGTAACAAATAAAGCTTCACTTATAGATTTGTTGCTTTTCCCATCAATTATATGTTTTGCCACGTCGAATTCACGGGGAGTTAATATTTGTAGCAATTTCTCTTTTTCATCATTTTTCTTTTGGGCAGAATTTTCAATGGGTCTAGAGTTTAAAGCTTTAACAACTTTTTCAGTGATTTTGGGATTTAAAAAGATACTTCCTTCTAAAGCAGCTTTAATAGAATTTATTATTTCTTTTGAACCGGAATCTTTAAGAATGTACCCGTCAGCGCCATATTTTAGTCCCTGAAAAATATAATCGTCTTCGTCGAATGTAGTTAATATAATAACCTTTATGTTTGGGTGATTTTCTTTAACAAATTTTGTTGCCTCTATGCCATCCATAATGGGCATCCTTATGTCCATTAATATTACTTGTGGAGAAAGTTTTTTTAGTAGCTCAATTAATTGTTTGCCATTATAAGCTTCACCTATACAATTTATTTCCTCGTTCAAACTTAAAATTCTTTTTAAGCCTTCCCGTACAATTTCTTGATCATCTACAATAACTAAATCAATCATCAATTTCACTTCCTATCTATAATTTAAAATACTTTTTATATCTACAATATATTTTCAGGGATTTTGCCTTCTATTGTAAAGCCAACTAGATCCTCAGACTTAAAGATGATTTCACCATTAAGCAAATGCACTCTTTCTTCCATACCCATAATACCATTAGAACGTATTATTTTTTTGCAACCTACACCATTATTTTCTATTTTGAAAATGATGCTATTTGATGATTTACTAATATGAATACTAAAGGATGTAGCATTGCCATGTTTTATCCCGTTAGTAATTGCTTCTCTTAAAGTTTTATAAATACAAGTTTTAATCCCACTACTTACCTTCTCTACGTTTTCATCAAAATCTAAATTAAACTCATATTTGTCTGTTTGTTTAAATTTAAGAAAAATTTGATTAATATCCTTTCTTAGGCTAAGGGTACTATTTTCTTTAAGTACACTAACTGCTCCCCTTAAACTTTTCATGCACTCTTTAGAAAGAGAATAACAGTCTTGCATAGCTATTTTAGCCTTTTCTGGGTTTATAGTAGCAATATTTTCTGCATATTCTAAATTCATACTTAAGGCTACAAGTGAATGACCCATGGAATCGTGAAGCTCTTGGGCAATTCTAGTCCTTTCTTTTGTAATAGTAAGGTCCTCTATTTTTTTTGAATATTGTATTAATGTTAAATTAGTTTTCTCAAGCTCCTCATTAAGCTTTTCTTTTTTAACTTTTTCTATAATTATATTTTTAATTAAAAAACAAACTATAAGGTTTATAGCATAATTCCGCAATATGATTTCAAAATTATAAAACAATATGTTTGAATATAATATTGCACTTAAAAAAACAAAGCTAACAAAATTAATAATAAACAAGCTTTTATAAATTTTTTTGATAGGTATAATCAGTTCTACGGTCAAAAGAGAACTGTATGTTATAGTATCAGTTTTAGTTTTATAGGCAAGGTAACATATTATTAGATTGCTTAAAATATAAGAAATATATTTTACAAACTCATTAGAATTTATTCTAACATAATCATTTATAGCTAAAAAAACAATTAAGAATATAGTAATTATTTGAAATTGACTTTGTAGTGTACTGTTAAAAAGCGTTATGATAACAATAATTTGTAAAATTTTCAAGGCTAGAAATCTATTTTTTCCAGATAAAAGAAAATCCATAATGCATACCTTCAATCATATTTTTCTTTATTATATCATAGTTCCGTATATCCGTAGATAAACTCATGACTAAAGTACTATACCATATGATTACTTTAGTAGATATTCAAAAGACCTTATAAAAAGTACAATATGAGCATAGTAAGAAATAGGGGGCAAAGAAATGCTTGAATTAATAAATTTAACAAAAAAATATGGTGAATTTACAGCAATTGATAATATTTCTTTTAAAGTAGAACAAGGTGAAATATTTGGGCTTTTGGGACCAAATGGAGCAGGGAAATCCACTATTGTTTCTATGATAAGTACGGTTAGTCCACCTACAAGAGGTGACATAAGAGTTGATAACAAATCATTAAGAGAAAAACCTATGGAAATAAAAAAGATAATGGGAATAGTACCTCAGGATATAGCTTTATACGAAGCCTTGAGTGCAAAAGATAATCTAGAGTTCTTTGGATGTTTATATGGCTTAAAAGGAAAAAAACTAAAAGACAGAACGTCTGAGGTGCTAGATATTATAGAACTAAAAGATAAGAAAGACCAAGCAGTTTCGGAATTTTCAGGAGGAATGAAGAGAAGAGTTAATATTGGTATTGCATTAATGAACAACCCAAAGCTTTTAATATTAGATGAACCAACAGTTGGAATAGATCCACAGTCTAGAAATCATATTCTTGAAACAATAAAAAGATTAAATAAAGAGAGAGGCATGACAGTAATTTATACTAGTCATTATATGGAAGAGGTTGAGTATCTTTGCAAAAGAGTTGCTATTGTAGATCATGGAAAGCTAATAGCGCTAGGAACTAAAGAGGAGCTAAAGGAAAAGCTTAAAGTAAAAGATACGTTAACAATTACTTACAGCAAAGCGGATAAGGATTCTTTAGAAAAAGTTAAAAATATTGCTGGAACAGAAGAAGTTAGAATTAACAAAAATGAAATAGCTATGTTAGTAAATCCAAATGAAAAAAATATTATAGATATTGTTGAGGATATAAGAAATCTCGGAATAAAATTAACTGGTTTCAAATACGACGAAGTAAACTTAGAAAGTATTTTTCTTAAGGTAACAGGAAAATCTTTAAGAGAATAATAAGGAAGGTGACAAATCCATGAATAAACTAGTCTATTTGTTTTTACTAGACACTAAGCTGTTATTAAAATCTAAGGTATTTTATTTTAAATTGGTATTATTTCCAATTGTACTTGTGTTAATAATTGGATCGCTTAATAGTAGTCAAGTTACACTAAAAGCATTTAATGTAGGATATTACAGCGATGATTCATCATTTCAAAGTTTAAACCTTTCCAATATTTTAAGGGATGATGTATTAAAAAGTAAGGATGTAAAGGGAGTAATAAATTTAAAATCGGTGAAAAGTTATGCGGAAGGTAAAAAATTAGTAAGTAATGGAACTTACGTAGCTTTAGTTTATGTGCCAAAAGATTTTACTAAAAACTATATAAATAATTCTAAGATAAACATTTCTGTTATAGGAGATAACAACAAATTAGATGATGTTTCAATAGTGAAAACCATTTTAAATAGTTTTGATAAAAATATTTCTATAAAGAGAGTTGAGCAAAATGAGGTTATAGAGGATATGGCTTTAAATAAATCAAAGGTAAGGGCAGTAGATGTAAATAAGTTGATTAGTAATATACAAAATACAAGTGCTAATTCTTCTGAAATCTCAAAGATAGCTACAAGAAAGAATGCAAAACCTATAGATGTGATGCAATATATGCTTATTGGAATGGTAGTAATGTTCTCCATTCTAACAGCCTTTGAATTAGCACATAGCATAGTTAATGATAAGTTAAATAACACCATGAATAGGATAAAATCCACACCTACAGCAAATTTCCAATATGTGTTTGGTAAAGTAATTGGAGTTGTATTTGCAATAATGGTTCAGATGATCACAGTAATTACAATAGGTGGAATTGTTTTTAGAGAGAGCTTCGGAAATATATTTTACATTTTATTAGTAACAGCAGTTTATGCTTTAACTATTGGAATGATTGTATTTTGTGCGGGGATAACAGCAAAAAATCATATGGAAATTTCAACTTTTGCTACACCAATTTTGTGGGGATTCAGTTTCCTTGGTGGAAGCCTTATAAATAAAAGTAATTTTCCAAATAACCTCCAAATGATCCAGAAGATAATACCAAACGGAAAAGCAATAAACTGCTATTTAGCAATTTGTGAAGGTAAGGGAATAGGAGATATTTATATGGATCTTGTAGAGCTTTTAGCAATAGCTGCAGTGTTTTTGATAATGGCTTTAATACTACTTAATAAAGGGAAAAATAATCTTTTAGTAAAAGATAATACATCTAAAGGATAATTTTGAAAGGAGAGAAAACTATGCAGATATTAATTATGATAAAAAACCAACTAAAACTTCTTTTTAATAATAGAATGTCAATTTTCATTATGATTGCAGCACCGATATTACTTACTTGGTTATTTTCAATTTCAATTAGTAATAGTAGTAAAACAAATGTATATTTAGCGGATAATGATAAGAGTAAAGCATCTAAGCAGTTAATAGCTATGATAGAAAAGCACGAAGATTTAAGTGTAACTATACTAGCGGAAAAGGATATAAAAAATAAAATTGATAATGGTGATATTAATAATGGCGCAGTAATAGATGCGGGATTTGAAAGAAGCTTAAAAAATGGCAAAGCATTAAACGATGTTAAACTTATTGAAAATTATGATAATCCTGATGGACAAAATCTTTCTATCACTATTTTATCTGAAGAAAATGCTTTACAAAAGATTACTATAGATTCAAAAAATATTTCGAATGTTCTTAAGGTTAATAATGATGAAATATCAAAAAAACTTATTAACAAAGTAAACAGTGATAATAGTATATCAAGCTTTTATAAAGAGATAAACACAAGTCAAAAAACAGAAGATAAGACTACTGAAAGATTAATTGGGTTTTTAGTAATGTTTATATGGTTTGTTGTAGTTCAAGGTTTTAGAACTTTAATAGAAGAAAGAGAAAATAACACTTTTAATAGAATAAAAGGGATGCCAACAAGTTACTTGAAATATTTGATAAGCAAAATCATAGCTACTTATATACTAGGGCTTACAGTTATAGCAGCAATACTTTTAGTGGGGAAATATGCTTTAAAGGCAAGTATAGTTAATAATATTTTTCCAGAGGCATCTATATTTGCAATATACCTGTTTGCTGTGGTTGGAATAATAATGATATTTGTTCCTTTTGTAAAAAAACATCAGACATTTACTATATTGGGGTCAGTACTAATGGTAATAACCGGTATGCTTGGAGGAAGCTTTTTTTCTATGGATGAACTAACAGCCCCAAAACCACTTCAAATTATATCAAGATGCATGCCTGAAAATTGGGGGATAAAGGCACTAAAAGATGTGATTTTTAACAATTCACCTCTAAGTTTAGAAATAAATAGTATAGTAATATTACTTTCTATTGGCATATTAGGGCTATTAGTATCAACAATATTAACAAATATTAATATGAAAGCTGAAAAAAGCTTTTTAAAATAACAAAAACAGGAGTGATTACTATGAATCTAAAATTGATAATGTTGATAGCAGCAGTGATTTTAGGAATAATATTAAATGTGTTTATAGGAAAAATAGCAGTGTTTCTATTTAAAAAGGATGGTACTTTATCAAGATTACCTATAAGGGTTGTTGGAATAATGCTAATCATTAATGGTATACCAGCAATATTTGATATTTTGAAATAATTTATCTTTGAGAGCAATAAGTTATAGAAAAACACAAATATATTAAACAACAGATATTAAAGACTGCATTTTAGGATGATTATGTAACTCAATTGGAATTGTATTATATTCAGAATATCAATACACACTTAATAAAGTAAACTCATATCTAATATAATGATATGGGTTTACTTGTAACGACATATTCGAAGGTGGTGAATTAATTAATCAACCTTTCCTACACTCATTTTGTTTATCAATATTATTGTCTATATACTTTTGCGTCCATGGACAATTTACTAAACATTTTAAGCAGCCATTACAGTGGTAAACATTAACTATAGAATCTCTATTCATACCTGGTTCCCATGTAGAACCATGGATAGCACCCGTAGGACATATATCCTTACATACAGTACATTCTCCACATTTAGGCATTATTATTGACCGATTTTCAATAGGTAACGGTGCATTTGTCAAAATGGTACACATACACAACGCACTTCCGTATTGTTTGGTAACTAACAAATTACTTTTCCC
Encoded here:
- a CDS encoding ABC transporter permease yields the protein MVINKKIKRTMMENKSQYFGSLALIIISCLLFTMFKLLSGNLTNITSTFGKNYKQEDSSFMADKKLSNISEIESKFNMKMEEGNTFDYPVTKDKVIRIFSENSKVNIPAIIKGKALSGNDILIDPAYAKANKLEVGDSFKVYDKSFKIAGFMSLPSYIYPLKEASDILTDPNNFGIAVMSKVDLSVMKKGNVFYSIRFNGDRRDIEKRTTAFKDYLNNEDITIISWMDAWANSRITFVTTKISGINQISSSMPVAILLLTCILTGIVMWRMIKREAVIIGTLYAFGYKKKQIQNHYLRYPIIIALTGGIIGTILGILALKPMINVMVSYFNMPVGTVNFDIKYLLTSILMPVVFLSAAGYLVVNKSLKSSPLELMRGGKENNKVGFIEKNLKLDKLRFSTKFKVREQLRSIPRSVFLLLGVSLATVLLLFGFAAKSSLESLMKDGFDASFKYNYSYVFNSIKKGNPTGGEAFSESPFTLKSDSKINIVAYGVSPSSKYVVFKDKSGKILSTDKSIITSSLADKLKVNPGDTIKVINTLDSKLYSITVDSIAKSYVGNYIYIPMPKFNKMMSYPSGSYMGLWSNSKLNIPENQLLTTVTKADIKNAFNAMTAPIQTMVGTMAFMSFLIGLIVIYVVTSMIIDENKENISLMKVLGYRKKEVYSMILNSSAVLVILGYILGVPILLALLGAMFKSLTKEMSLSLPVTISYSYLIIGFVIIYITYELSKALSKKKLNKISMTEVLKSRLE
- a CDS encoding response regulator transcription factor, which translates into the protein MIDLVIVDDQEIVREGLKRILSLNEEINCIGEAYNGKQLIELLKKLSPQVILMDIRMPIMDGIEATKFVKENHPNIKVIILTTFDEDDYIFQGLKYGADGYILKDSGSKEIINSIKAALEGSIFLNPKITEKVVKALNSRPIENSAQKKNDEKEKLLQILTPREFDVAKHIIDGKSNKSISEALFVTEGTVKNYVSKILEKLQVNNRTELVIYLQKVF
- a CDS encoding sensor histidine kinase codes for the protein MDFLLSGKNRFLALKILQIIVIITLFNSTLQSQFQIITIFLIVFLAINDYVRINSNEFVKYISYILSNLIICYLAYKTKTDTITYSSLLTVELIIPIKKIYKSLFIINFVSFVFLSAILYSNILFYNFEIILRNYAINLIVCFLIKNIIIEKVKKEKLNEELEKTNLTLIQYSKKIEDLTITKERTRIAQELHDSMGHSLVALSMNLEYAENIATINPEKAKIAMQDCYSLSKECMKSLRGAVSVLKENSTLSLRKDINQIFLKFKQTDKYEFNLDFDENVEKVSSGIKTCIYKTLREAITNGIKHGNATSFSIHISKSSNSIIFKIENNGVGCKKIIRSNGIMGMEERVHLLNGEIIFKSEDLVGFTIEGKIPENIL
- a CDS encoding ABC transporter ATP-binding protein encodes the protein MLELINLTKKYGEFTAIDNISFKVEQGEIFGLLGPNGAGKSTIVSMISTVSPPTRGDIRVDNKSLREKPMEIKKIMGIVPQDIALYEALSAKDNLEFFGCLYGLKGKKLKDRTSEVLDIIELKDKKDQAVSEFSGGMKRRVNIGIALMNNPKLLILDEPTVGIDPQSRNHILETIKRLNKERGMTVIYTSHYMEEVEYLCKRVAIVDHGKLIALGTKEELKEKLKVKDTLTITYSKADKDSLEKVKNIAGTEEVRINKNEIAMLVNPNEKNIIDIVEDIRNLGIKLTGFKYDEVNLESIFLKVTGKSLRE
- a CDS encoding ABC transporter permease gives rise to the protein MNKLVYLFLLDTKLLLKSKVFYFKLVLFPIVLVLIIGSLNSSQVTLKAFNVGYYSDDSSFQSLNLSNILRDDVLKSKDVKGVINLKSVKSYAEGKKLVSNGTYVALVYVPKDFTKNYINNSKINISVIGDNNKLDDVSIVKTILNSFDKNISIKRVEQNEVIEDMALNKSKVRAVDVNKLISNIQNTSANSSEISKIATRKNAKPIDVMQYMLIGMVVMFSILTAFELAHSIVNDKLNNTMNRIKSTPTANFQYVFGKVIGVVFAIMVQMITVITIGGIVFRESFGNIFYILLVTAVYALTIGMIVFCAGITAKNHMEISTFATPILWGFSFLGGSLINKSNFPNNLQMIQKIIPNGKAINCYLAICEGKGIGDIYMDLVELLAIAAVFLIMALILLNKGKNNLLVKDNTSKG
- a CDS encoding ABC transporter permease is translated as MQILIMIKNQLKLLFNNRMSIFIMIAAPILLTWLFSISISNSSKTNVYLADNDKSKASKQLIAMIEKHEDLSVTILAEKDIKNKIDNGDINNGAVIDAGFERSLKNGKALNDVKLIENYDNPDGQNLSITILSEENALQKITIDSKNISNVLKVNNDEISKKLINKVNSDNSISSFYKEINTSQKTEDKTTERLIGFLVMFIWFVVVQGFRTLIEERENNTFNRIKGMPTSYLKYLISKIIATYILGLTVIAAILLVGKYALKASIVNNIFPEASIFAIYLFAVVGIIMIFVPFVKKHQTFTILGSVLMVITGMLGGSFFSMDELTAPKPLQIISRCMPENWGIKALKDVIFNNSPLSLEINSIVILLSIGILGLLVSTILTNINMKAEKSFLK